GACCGGCCATTCTCCTGGCCTGGCCGACGACCCGCTCGGGATCGAGGTTGTTTTCCGATGCCAGCTTCTCCCAATGACGGGGCGTCACATCCCTGGCACCGGTGACGCCGCCGATGCGCATAGGCAGCTTTCCCGTCAAGAGGAAGGGAAAGGCTTATGGGCATATCCACACCCTTGGCGTATTCGAGGGGAACATTCCCCTCGGAATCCTCCAGAAACACACCAACAGGAGAATCACCCATCCAGGCGTGCAGCTCCCTCACCGGGCACTCCCGAGACTGGAAAGCGGCAACGCGGCTATGTCTATTCCCAACACATCAGCTGCGGGGAACACCGCTTCAATCGGGGCTTCGCCCCGCTGGAGCAAATCATCGGCGAACCGAGGATCGATGCCGGCCCGGGAGGCGAGATCTCCGGCGCTCCAGGAACGGTTCGCCGCCTCTTCCCGGAAAGCGGCCGCGATATCCGATTCGGTGCGGGCGAAAAGAGTCCGGCGTCCACGCGGCGTTTGGAAACGGCTGAGGTAACGCGCGTACTCCAGTTGCGCCTTTGTCGGCTCAGGCGGTTTATAGTCCAGATTCGACATTGCAGGCCTCCTTAACACTTGATTACTCTAGCCTTTACAGATAAATCCAGTGATTATCTCGCCCTTCTCGTACAGGCTCGTATATTCGTCGCCCATGCGGTCGGCGAAGTCCCTTACCCTCATATCGATATCCCATTCGATGGGAGGACATCCGAACGCGAGTTCCACGTATCGGGGTCCCACCGACATGCCCTGATCGGTTTTCAGATCCTTCCAGAGCGGTCCACGGATTCCTTGCCGCCATCGTAGCGTCGGCCTGCGGCGTCGAACGGTTCGCCCACCCATGCCTGCAAGTCGGAGAGCACGTCGGCGGCGTTCTCCCGTTCGCACACGTCACCTCAGTAAACCGGAACCTCCATCGAGGCCATCGAGGGGACCACCGGGCACGATGCCCATCCCGTTCTCGGCATCATTCGTCGCCGCCGACCTTCACGCCGTATTCACGCAAGCGGCCGGCGTCGCGCACGAGGCCTTCGCCGATGATGCGGTTGTATTCGCGGATGTACTGCCAATCGACTGGATAGTCGATGTTCTCGAGCAGGAATCCCCACGCGCGCTTGATGTTGTTCACCGTGACTATATCGTCCACGCTCATACCCTCGGGCGCGCGCCCGTCGAAGATCTCCTGCGTGTCGGGGAAGGTGACGCCATCAACCTCGATCTTGGCGGTGCGCCAGATCGAATCGACCAGCAGCCGCTTCGCCAGTTCCACGGCCGTGCGCCTATCCGTCGTCGTATCGTTCCTCACCGGTTCCATCAAAGCTCCTTATCCGCTTCCGATAATTCTATCGAAGTGGCCGTGCCGGCAAAGGACGCCTGAGAGCGGGGGCATGGAGCTCGTGTTCGTGAGGTTGGACGACCATACGCCGCTGATCATTCATGCGAACAATCTGACCAAGGGATTCCGCGACGAGATAAGGAGGAACCGATGACTGGTCGCAGGTACATAGCCGAGAACGGCACCGAAATCACCGACGAGCTGGTCGACAGGTGGGCCGAGGAGGCCGAGAACGGTTTCCCCGGCGCCGAGGTCACCCCGTTCGAGGGGCGCGCGTGGGAGGCCGACACCGAGCCTCTGCGCCCGCGCACCATCCGTCTGAGCGATACCATGGGGCATCTCATCGAGGCGGATGCCAAGCGCAACCACATGAGCGTAAGCGCATGGACCAGAGCCGCGATGACCGAACGGCTCTCGCACCTCGTAGACGCCTGACGCATCAGACACAGCTAATACAGGCGCTGACAACGCACCGACGCATAAGAGAACTGGCGTGTGAGGTCTCATCAAGACTGCACACGCCAGTTCTCCAACGATGTATGAGGTTTGAGGTTATTTGTGGTCCTTGTCATGTGGATGCCACCATTTACACCACACCAACAAGTAGGCGACGAGTCCCCCTAGGAAAGGCAGGAAATTAACTAACTTCATGATTTACCTTCGCATGAATAAAAACCTGTTCAGCAGTGACTTGAAACCCACGCCCAGAAGAACGCAAAACCAAGACCCACCAACACAGCGATGGCAGGATTCACCCCGACAAGGCTCAATGCGGCTTGCCATGCTGCGTCATGACCAAATCCTATGGCGGTGACAAGATACGGGCATACATCATGCGGCGTAATCCTCAACTGTGCCCTGTTCATAAGTTCCTGACGTTGTTCCGCAGGAATTTTCTCAAGCTCATTTGCTGCATTGGCGACTACCGCAGCTAGGGATTCAGTGCGAACAGCACCATTGAAATCCTTGACCGTAACGACTCCTGTGTCGTAGTTGATTGTTGCGGTCAACGTACCTTTACCATCCACTTCGACGGTCGAGGTATTTTCGCCGTGAAGCTCTCCTCCGAATGCCGCAGGTATGGACTCTTTTGGCATTCCGCTGATTGCGATCTCTGCCGCATTTGCTGATGTCATCGGCACGAGTCCCAAAACTAGTGCTAAGGAGAACGAGACTACTAGGGCAAGTATTCCACGTGCCGATTTCATAAGACGAGCCATTGATGCCTCCGATGCTTCATTGCCTTGGTAGGCGGTATACCCACTATTTGGTAGGCAAGTAGAAAATCGCTTGTCTAGTAAAAGAGTATATCATCAACAGAGCTCGTCTTTGGGTGGCTTGTCCTCGACATTACCTTGCCGGGCTCGCGGTACCAAACCTCGTTGGGCGTTTCCCAGCCCAGGACCTTCATGGGGGTGTCGTTGATCTCATCGACGATGGCCTGCAGATCCTCGTCCGTCAGGCCGTCGAAGCCGGTCCTCTCGGACAGGTAGCGGCGGATGCGCCCGTTGCGGTTCTCGTTGCCGCCCCTCCGGTATGAGGAGTACGGGTCCGCGAAATAGGCGAGCATGCCCAACGCCTCGTCCACGAGCAGGTGGCAGGAGGATTCGGTGCCGTTGTCCCAGGTGCGGTCGATCCTCGCCGGCGCGGGGATGCGGCTGTAGATGTCGTATTCGGCACGCGCGGTCGCCGGCGCGCTCTTGTCCTCGATGAAGCGGGCGAACAGGCGGCGGCTCTTGCGTTCGACCTGCGTGTCGCCGCACCGCTTCGACGGTGCCGAGCCGACGGCCGTGTCGGACTCATAATGGCCGAACTCGCGGCGCGGGCCCACGCGTTCGGGACGTTCGGCGATCGGCACGCGCATCGGGATGCGCGGCCCCTTCGACCTCCTGCCCTTGGCGCGCGTGCGATGCCGCTTGCCCCGAGGCAGGTACTGCCTGAGGTCCAATGCCCTGCGCGGCTTGGCGTAGATCCACCGGTGGAGGCATTCGCGGCCGATC
The window above is part of the Bifidobacterium longum subsp. infantis ATCC 15697 = JCM 1222 = DSM 20088 genome. Proteins encoded here:
- a CDS encoding IS30 family transposase, which translates into the protein MRKVYSHLSAEERVRIDELRNRDGLGVRQIVLRIGRDKSTVIREPGRGLWFTSSENESHRPYRPKRLKAGAWTSRPFYSAMTAQRKAERRARQPRKPLRMAHSPLLAWVMDALRKGWTPELIEGRLKVEWPADPHMRIGRECLHRWIYAKPRRALDLRQYLPRGKRHRTRAKGRRSKGPRIPMRVPIAERPERVGPRREFGHYESDTAVGSAPSKRCGDTQVERKSRRLFARFIEDKSAPATARAEYDIYSRIPAPARIDRTWDNGTESSCHLLVDEALGMLAYFADPYSSYRRGGNENRNGRIRRYLSERTGFDGLTDEDLQAIVDEINDTPMKVLGWETPNEVWYREPGKVMSRTSHPKTSSVDDILFY